Below is a genomic region from Pseudopipra pipra isolate bDixPip1 chromosome 6, bDixPip1.hap1, whole genome shotgun sequence.
gaggagaaagcaaTATCAGGCTAAATACCCTTCTAGAGACCTCATTGTCTGGGTTTGGTCCTCCACACCAGTGTGGTTACTCCGAGTGCAAGCTGCATGTCTTCTGGCTTACTTAGCCAGTTCCTTGGCTGggaaggtgggaagggacctggTTCAAACTTCACATGACACTtaccctcctctcctccttccctgtggTATAAAGATTCAGAAATCTCATTGCTGAGAGGGCTCCTGCCTCGTGCTGTCCAGGTGCCCTTAAGCTGTGTGTCTCCATCAGCCTTTTGTGTGTTCACTCCCTAAATATTTTAAGCCTGTGAGATTGTTCAGTACGTTCACTCTTGACGTTTTTGCCAGTACTTTGTTTATAGTACTGGCATTTATACATCAGAATGCCTGGTTGTTGTTCTCTCCATGTAGAATCTGGGAGAGTCCTGCAGCCACGGGAGATTCAGAGAGGGGACCAGAGTGGTAGAAAGGAAATTGGGGCAAAAAAAAGGATTCCAAACCACTTTATTTGAGAATTTCTCATTAGGAGAGAGTGAGAACTGGCTCATTCCTGCCAAAGGGTGTTGCTGTTGCAGTTGGAGCTTGGTGGTGGATTCCAGCCTGTGTGGGTTCAGATCCCTGAGTTTATCCTGGCCTGTTTCCATGCCCAGAGGCTGTTATTTTGGAAGTGCAGTGTCTGCCTGTGGTGAAGGATTAGTGTGGttggggcagcagggagagcagcaggaggggttCATGGTGACCCacctctgcccagcacagcctcctcAATCCCATCCTGGTTCTCAGGATGGGGAGGAGTCACTGCCAGGGCCATGCATCCTTCCCAGGAATTGCACTGCTGATGCTTGGCtgtcctttctgctgcttttttttctgtaagcaaCTGCAGTTTCTGGGATTACGTTGCAGCCTTGCATCTCTAAACTGCTCTGCTTCCCACTTTTCCCAGCACCTGCTCCAGACCCCCTCAaaatcctgctcctgctgcatccaCCAGGATGTTTCCACAGGGTGATTAGTGTGCTAATAGCTCCTCTTGGCTGTTTTGCTTGCAGCTGACTTAGTTtgccctctccagctctgggctgtgcaggatgAGCTTCCAGATCCCTGTTGCTCCTGCCTCTTCCTTTCACACCCAGCCATCAGACTCCACATTCTTGCTTCCGAGCTGCACAAACCTCATTCCGATTCAAGCTGCCCTCGCTTCCTATTTGCTTCCCCCCTGGTTTTGTCTGAATCCACCCCCATTTTGTTCCCACCCCGTGCAaaggcagctccttccctgctctgcttcagCAAACAGCCCAAGACCCGCAGCGTTCTCCTGGCAACGCGCTCGCCGCTCGTCCTCTGGGACGGTCATCCCGGTGctccctgcctgggacaggGATGCTGAGTGCCAAAAGCTGCAGGTGAAGGACAATCAGACCCTAAGCAGGGGTTTTGGAAGTGCTTCTCGTGTGGAAGCAAGGCTGACTGTTGTGCTGGGAGGAGGCAGTGAGTCGCAGGCTACTCGTTCTCCTACGGCCACGGGTGCACGTTGTCCAGCAGttcctggagagctgctggagccaagcaGGCGACTTCCCCTTGGATTACAAAAGCTGTGGCTTGGCCAGTGTTACTCCAGGCCATTGAGAGCAATGCCTGTGTGGTGGTTCAGAGCACACAGTGGCCGTGCAGCGCAGTGAGGAGCTTGTTTTGTCACGACAACGGCATGGAGCACtcaggtttgggaaggttttccCTGCTCCTTCAGCAGGATCTCCCTGCCAGCGCTCCTCAGCCCTGAGAAAAGCCTCCTGCCTGGCATCCTTGCACCTTTTCTAAGCTCCTTGGAGGTTTCAGAGGGTTTGTTTCGTATTACCAGGCTTTGAGAGGTGAATCTGACAGGGTGAGAGCCGGCTGTGCCGGCTCTGGAATGTCCCTGCACTTTGCTGTAGCCACTTCCAAAGCTCCTGGTTATCTGGGGGCATGGAagttttattattgttgttttttaaaagagcCCTAATATCTAGCCTATCGGAAAGGTGAGAATTGGTGACTACTGCAGTAGTTTCTGCAGTGTCCTTTTAGCAGTTTGCCCTGATGCTGCCCCGAAATGTTCTCAGCCTGGCAGAGcccttcctgctctccagctcAGGGGTGGAGAACCGGGTCTTGCCCTGAGCTGTGTGAGCTCTCCTTTGGGGAAAATCAAGTCCCAGCagctctctccttcccccagcccagaaAAACAGAGCCACGCTGCTTCCCCTCCCTCAGAAAAACCTGCAGTGCCGGGGAGGATGGATCTGGGCCACTCCAGATACCCTGTGCTCCTGGTGCCTTGGCTTTTTGTGGCTTCTGACCAACTAAATGAGGCAACCAGACACTTCCAGTCACAAATACATTTATTCTTCCACGTCTGTACAGCTGGGAGCTCAGTGCATGCGTGAGGCAGCAGTGTGTGGAGACATCTCCTCTCCCCTGCCAGGAGGATAAACCCACTGCTGGTGCTCTATCACGAGCACGAGTGGATGCTTACCTGTTTCCAGGCTGGGAGTGCCAACTGCACTGgagctggggaaaaagaaacccacaaggaggaagaaaaaaaaaaagaagaggaacagCTTTGATTTTTCACATCCAGACACGGTGGGAGAAGAACCCCCAGTTCCCGTCTCTCGGCCCTTGCCACACCtgtggctttgaggtgcagtgcTGCTGTCTCCTTGCAGGCTGCCTGCTGTCCCACAAGGGATCCATGCCAagtccctgggtgtccctgccccgcAGTGTCACAGCCACATCCCCAAAATAACAAGTCTTTCCCAAACGGTGCCGTTCTTCCCTGAGGAGGAGACGCACAGTCCGGAGTGGGAGATTCCCGGGGTGAAGAGTGGAAACAGTGCTCTCacctgagctctgctccagaGGATTCCTTGGCAAGGACAGGGATGGTCTGTGGTGGGTGAGGCGAGGGCAACAAAACAGGCCACACACGACAGGCATGCTCCAGCATCCTTCCTCCCGCTGGGATCAGAGGAACCGGCAGCAGCATCGGGGAAATGGGATGTGGTGAATGATAAATACCTTCAGATGGCATAATCTCTTGGGTTCTGTTTCCTGAGGGTCTGCAGGACGTCCTCGAGGAGCGATAGCCCCAAATCCACTTTGAAGGACAGGAAGGGGTCAGCCAGGTCGGGAAGAGTGGTGCCGTTCTGGGAACCTGCCTCTGAGGTCCCGTGGTCCGTAGCCTGGTCCTTGTGCGTTTGAGTGCCTTTGTGGTACTGAGCGGCGTCGGAAAAGGAGATGTCGGAGTGGGAGTCGGTGTGGTCGATGATGTTGGGGCAGCTGGAACTGTCCAGGTACAGCCGGGGAGGCTTGGGAGGGGCTTGTGCCTTGGCCAGGTTCTGCTCGCTCTGGCACGACAGGTAGTCAGACTTGTCCTTCAGATCCCTCAAGCCTTCCCTCTTCTGGCTGTCAGTGTCCAGAGTGTGGCTGTTCTGGTTCAGGATGATGACTTGGTTGCCCAGCTTTTTGTGCCTCCTGAGGGAGAAACGTCTGAAGAACGTGGTGGACTTGATGGACCCTCTGCGCCAGGTATCCATGCTGAGGGAAGGCAGTGAGGAGAAGGGACCTGCTGACTCCTCACAGGCAGGTGCTGGACTTGAGCCACGGGATCAGCAGCGAGCCACGCAGCAGGAACAGCTTCTTCCTGCCCCGTTCCCGtagctggaaggaaaacagagaggCTGGTAGTGCAGGAAATGCAGACTCCACGCTGTGGTAAGGAGCAGTTGGCTCGTCTTGGATCTTAAGGAGTCTCCTCCTTGAGTGGAGAAGGAACACGGTGTCTGAGCTCGTTAAACGTGTGCTGGTGAGGAACAGCAAGGCACAGTCACCATGAGAACAGATCTAATCTGGCATCTAGAACAGAAGGGCACCCGGGTGCCATGGTAACCAGCCACCTTCTGCGGAGGGGCACCGCCGGAAAATCCAGTGGGTGGTTGGGAAGGAGACGGTGACTCAGTCCCACCGGAGGAGCCAAGGAAATAGAGGCGAAGGGGGATGTAGAAGGCGACGCCGTGAAAGGCAAATGCCGGGAGAACGGAATGCGAAGGAGACTTACGCCGTGTCGGAGCAGCCCCGGGTCCGAGGGCGCagaggagaagctgctggagcacTCGGAGAACCGTGCCTGCCACGCCCACCAGGATGAAGGAGAGAGTCTGGGGACAGCTGAGCCGGGAGTTCGGGAATTCAGCCAGGTTGGACCCAGAATGCTAAAAATCCCCgaagccgccgccgccgctgtcTCTTCATGTGCCGCCCGTCGCCTCTTCccgggctgcagctcctgctcggATGTGTTTGTTTTGAGCCAAGCCCTTGCTGAGTCAGCCACGTCAGGAACTGGGTTTTACACGATTGGTAATTGCCAGGATTGCAGGAAGTAGGTGTGTGGAGTGGCAAAGCCTCAGCCCACGCTGCCCGAGGAGCAGGAGAGCTCCTCGGAGGCACCCGGactgctgggagctgccagctTGGAGCCCACCTGGATCAGgctcttctcctccctcctgccgCTCCGAAGGCTCTGTGTGTCAGCAGGGCTCCCAAACCAGGCTGGGAATAATCTCTTGTCTGTTTTAAATTTCAGTCCGTGTGCGAGGTGGGGATTCAGGTTTGTGTGGGTGATTCATCTGCATGAGTCTCACACAGCCTCTTCCATCCAGCCCAGCAAATCCCTGGGGTTGGTGGACAGGACTGGGGAGGATCCTGGTTCTGCTGCTGAGGGCCAATACCCATCAGTGCTTTCTGAGACACTGGTGCTGCCAGCACCCAAAGGTCATTTCACTCATCTGGCTCCTAAGACACCAATTAGACTCCTAATTTCCCACTCGACGTTCCTCATCTGTTGTGGGGCTTCTATTTTGTCCTCACAGCCGGAGGAACCACTTTGCTGGCACTTGATAACAAATTGCACTTGCCCCATTTTCATGCAGAGTCTTATTTAGCCATTCTATTGCCTTTGTATCCCTGCTGCTTCCTAAGATGTCCTTAAGtacccagggaagctgtggctgccccatccctggaagtgtccaaggacgGGTTGGacggagcttggagcaacctgggctagtgggaggtgtccctgcccatggcagggggttggaaccagatgatctttgaggtcccttccaagccaaaccattctgtgattccatgactctcTGAAATCACCACTAAACCCAGTTCCTAGAAGAATGAACGtgagggttttggtttttttccatttacctTCTGTCAAGCCACTTATTTCTGCTTGAACTGTCAAGGAATGAGATGGATGTTTCCAAGCCTTGCAGTGCTTTCATACATCCAAAATAGCACGGCCACCTACTAGTGTGGAATGGCTTTGGAAGCAGAGTTCCAAAGCACTGGAGCAGCTGTCATCTGCTGCCCACGTTCATTAGGCAGAGTCTGCAATCAACTGGGTTCACGTGACGGTTGCTGCCACACTCAGCAGGAAGGCTCTGGGAGCTTTGGAAAACTATTCCATTCCTGCGTCAGGTTTGGGAACATACCtggtggttttctttctgcagcCACTTAGAATcgttcaggttggaaaagacctctaataTCATCAATTCCAACTgttacaatcacagaatcaggaatggtttgggtcggaagggaccttatGGATCATCCAGTTCCGCTCCCCTGCCAtt
It encodes:
- the C6H15orf62 gene encoding uncharacterized protein C15orf62 homolog, mitochondrial, with protein sequence MDTWRRGSIKSTTFFRRFSLRRHKKLGNQVIILNQNSHTLDTDSQKREGLRDLKDKSDYLSCQSEQNLAKAQAPPKPPRLYLDSSSCPNIIDHTDSHSDISFSDAAQYHKGTQTHKDQATDHGTSEAGSQNGTTLPDLADPFLSFKVDLGLSLLEDVLQTLRKQNPRDYAI